From Bifidobacterium sp. ESL0790, one genomic window encodes:
- a CDS encoding C40 family peptidase, with product MMKFTKSCSAIAAVALVGSALFAFSSTASATTEDSVPVTSSRSFRKVNTVKKDLLKESTSTSVDAQSSWGGIESLDVPQTQSQSEKDAAAAQAASRSASRESLTKGDFTITPPDGQTSAALVKFAVQFVGQVPYVYGGNTPAGWDCSGFVQYVYAQFGFSLPHSSGAQAGVGRAVADLSQAMPGDIIANGDHAAIYIGNGMVVNAMSPGQGTQICPVGTVFPGGYSIRRLL from the coding sequence ATGATGAAATTCACGAAGTCCTGCTCTGCTATCGCGGCTGTCGCCCTTGTGGGTTCGGCGCTCTTCGCATTCTCCTCGACCGCCTCTGCCACTACTGAAGACAGTGTTCCGGTCACTTCATCGCGCTCGTTCCGCAAGGTCAACACCGTCAAGAAAGACCTGCTCAAGGAATCGACATCCACCAGTGTGGACGCGCAGTCGAGCTGGGGCGGTATCGAATCGCTTGACGTGCCCCAGACCCAGTCCCAGTCCGAGAAGGACGCGGCCGCCGCTCAGGCAGCCTCGCGCTCGGCAAGTCGTGAGTCGTTGACCAAGGGTGATTTCACCATCACGCCTCCCGACGGCCAGACCTCCGCCGCGCTCGTCAAGTTCGCCGTGCAGTTCGTCGGCCAGGTTCCCTACGTCTACGGCGGCAACACGCCTGCTGGTTGGGATTGCTCCGGCTTCGTGCAGTACGTCTATGCCCAGTTCGGTTTCAGTCTTCCTCATTCCTCCGGCGCCCAGGCCGGGGTGGGTCGTGCGGTCGCCGATCTCTCGCAGGCCATGCCGGGCGACATCATCGCCAACGGTGATCACGCCGCCATCTATATCGGCAATGGCATGGTCGTCAACGCGATGTCACCGGGCCAGGGAACCCAGATCTGCCCTGTGGGCACGGTCTTCCCTGGCGGGTATTCGATTCGTCGTCTGCTCTGA
- a CDS encoding OsmC family protein: MAKKLWVERNKDGSWDAFSDEGAHIKFGHGKGQFNPGDLMKVALAACGALSSQMTIENSLGEGKGAKITVDGDYDREADGYTAFREQVVVDARSAGIHGEDVEKLKDRVAKHIDKSCTVMHTYEVATPVSMEVKVLTK, translated from the coding sequence ATGGCGAAGAAACTGTGGGTGGAGCGCAACAAGGACGGCTCCTGGGACGCGTTCAGCGACGAGGGCGCGCACATCAAGTTCGGGCACGGCAAGGGCCAGTTCAACCCCGGCGACCTGATGAAGGTGGCGCTGGCGGCCTGCGGCGCGCTTTCCAGCCAGATGACCATCGAGAATTCCCTGGGTGAGGGCAAAGGCGCGAAGATCACCGTCGACGGCGATTACGACCGCGAGGCCGACGGCTACACCGCCTTCCGCGAGCAGGTGGTCGTCGACGCGCGCAGCGCCGGCATCCACGGCGAGGACGTGGAGAAGCTCAAGGACCGCGTCGCCAAGCATATCGACAAGTCCTGCACGGTGATGCACACCTATGAGGTCGCCACGCCGGTGAGCATGGAGGTCAAGGTGCTCACCAAGTAA
- the manA gene encoding mannose-6-phosphate isomerase, class I encodes MYPIHPVVKRYAWGSHTRLQSMFADVLALDEGDAEPASGPIAEMWFSGHAQWPSMVDLGGGVRAPLTDLIRSDPEAMVGTRCSERFGPVLPYLLKVISAGTPLSLQVHPVDFEARAGFNFETALGRPIEDPDRAFKDAVAKNEMVVALEPFEASVGFASPAFMLANLTLVDHPVAKRMVRALTKAPSERTGGGPSVTQASDFAAADAMMPIAAMVWPESRKRVFRAFHTAVTADSETGLEPALRKARATVSDPRSTLAFDNALRACQTFEGDPSVLALLMMNPVSLQEGDSVFIAAGTPHAYISGTGIEIMTNSDNVLRAGMTVKSKDIPDFMKSLDCSCGAPVNPTVSRFADLGTMFGNRVFYRPRISEFALAYGRVGSGRRPWPVWEKITQRYDELPQVSRRAPRHFGPRIIVCTEGSVACASAKEERVLCQGDAIFVPASDGRVTISVAGGSPTRAGRRRSEASPTGSFVYACTQV; translated from the coding sequence GTGTATCCGATCCATCCGGTCGTCAAGCGATATGCGTGGGGCTCCCATACCCGCCTGCAGTCCATGTTCGCCGACGTTTTAGCACTTGACGAGGGCGATGCCGAGCCGGCGAGCGGCCCCATCGCCGAGATGTGGTTCAGCGGACACGCCCAGTGGCCCTCGATGGTCGATCTCGGGGGAGGCGTGCGCGCGCCCCTGACCGACCTCATCCGCAGCGACCCCGAGGCGATGGTGGGCACCCGCTGTTCCGAGCGTTTCGGCCCGGTCTTGCCATATCTGCTCAAGGTGATCTCGGCGGGCACCCCGCTTTCGCTGCAGGTCCATCCGGTCGATTTCGAGGCGCGCGCCGGTTTCAATTTCGAGACCGCGCTCGGCCGGCCGATTGAGGACCCCGACCGCGCCTTCAAGGACGCCGTGGCCAAGAACGAGATGGTGGTGGCACTTGAGCCCTTCGAGGCCTCCGTCGGTTTCGCCTCGCCGGCCTTCATGCTGGCCAACCTCACGCTGGTTGACCACCCTGTGGCCAAGCGGATGGTCCGCGCGCTGACCAAGGCGCCGAGCGAGCGCACCGGGGGAGGGCCGTCGGTGACGCAGGCCTCCGATTTTGCGGCGGCCGACGCCATGATGCCGATCGCCGCGATGGTGTGGCCGGAGTCGCGCAAACGGGTGTTCCGCGCCTTCCACACCGCCGTCACCGCCGATTCCGAGACCGGCCTCGAGCCCGCGTTGCGCAAGGCCCGGGCCACGGTCTCCGACCCACGCTCCACACTCGCGTTCGACAACGCCCTGCGCGCCTGCCAGACCTTCGAGGGTGACCCGAGCGTGCTGGCGCTGCTGATGATGAACCCGGTCTCGCTGCAGGAGGGCGATTCGGTGTTCATCGCCGCGGGCACCCCGCACGCCTATATCAGCGGCACCGGCATCGAGATCATGACCAACTCCGACAACGTGCTGCGCGCCGGGATGACCGTGAAAAGCAAGGACATCCCCGATTTCATGAAAAGCCTCGACTGCTCGTGCGGCGCGCCCGTCAACCCCACCGTCAGCCGTTTCGCCGACCTTGGGACCATGTTCGGCAACCGCGTTTTCTACCGCCCGCGCATCAGCGAGTTCGCCCTGGCCTATGGACGCGTGGGCTCGGGGCGCAGGCCTTGGCCGGTCTGGGAGAAGATCACCCAGCGCTACGACGAGCTGCCACAGGTCAGCCGCCGGGCGCCGCGGCATTTCGGCCCGCGCATCATCGTCTGCACCGAAGGCTCGGTGGCCTGCGCCAGCGCCAAGGAGGAGCGGGTGCTTTGCCAGGGCGACGCCATCTTCGTGCCGGCCAGCGATGGCAGGGTGACGATCAGCGTGGCCGGAGGCAGCCCGACGCGGGCCGGTCGCAGGCGGTCGGAGGCCTCGCCGACGGGGTCGTTCGTCTACGCCTGCACGCAGGTCTAG
- the menA gene encoding 1,4-dihydroxy-2-naphthoate octaprenyltransferase — protein MSLWVSGLRPKTLPASIAPVLVGIAAGYRLVKAPVTCGAVAPQPTGCVAGGLPGPDSSWSVFALLSVLCVLVALFLQIAANFANDYSDGIRGTDEGRGETEAKTAKPQRLTVSGLVTPHQVLAAAGVNAFIACLAGIAAIVITGYWGFFILGVLCLLAGWFYVGGKHPYGYAGYGEVGVFLFFGLAAVLGTEYVLAGKINSEGVLGAVLCGLFSCAILMVNNLRDVDEDKVSGKMTLGVRLGYKNAKTVLFVTYLVPFAITIVMAFVPLYEVISRSWAISLVGIVLTVLALLVAAVCVKAMVGMVQSVNAGNFVKALPMCSMTVLLFSLVFIFMELSLAL, from the coding sequence ATGTCGCTATGGGTTTCAGGGCTTCGTCCGAAGACGTTGCCGGCCTCAATCGCGCCGGTGCTGGTGGGCATCGCCGCCGGATATCGCCTGGTGAAGGCGCCGGTCACCTGCGGGGCCGTGGCGCCCCAACCCACCGGATGCGTGGCTGGCGGACTGCCTGGCCCCGATTCATCATGGTCCGTTTTCGCCCTGCTTTCGGTGCTCTGCGTGCTGGTCGCGCTCTTCCTGCAAATCGCCGCCAACTTCGCCAACGACTATTCCGACGGCATCCGCGGCACCGACGAGGGCCGTGGCGAGACGGAAGCCAAGACCGCCAAACCGCAGCGCCTCACCGTCTCCGGCCTCGTCACCCCTCACCAGGTGTTGGCCGCCGCCGGCGTCAACGCCTTCATCGCTTGCCTGGCAGGTATCGCCGCCATCGTCATCACCGGCTACTGGGGTTTCTTCATCCTCGGCGTGCTCTGCCTGCTCGCCGGCTGGTTCTACGTGGGCGGCAAGCACCCCTACGGCTACGCGGGCTACGGCGAGGTCGGCGTCTTCCTCTTCTTCGGCCTGGCCGCCGTGCTCGGCACCGAATACGTGCTCGCGGGCAAGATCAACTCCGAAGGCGTGCTCGGCGCGGTGCTTTGCGGCCTCTTCTCGTGCGCCATCCTCATGGTCAACAACCTGCGCGACGTCGACGAGGACAAGGTCAGCGGCAAGATGACGCTGGGTGTGCGCCTGGGATACAAAAACGCCAAGACGGTCCTCTTCGTCACCTACCTTGTGCCCTTCGCCATCACCATCGTCATGGCCTTCGTGCCGCTGTACGAGGTCATCAGCCGCTCGTGGGCCATCAGCCTCGTCGGCATCGTGCTGACCGTGCTCGCCTTGCTGGTCGCGGCGGTCTGCGTCAAGGCGATGGTCGGCATGGTGCAAAGCGTCAATGCCGGCAATTTCGTCAAGGCCCTGCCGATGTGCAGCATGACCGTGCTGCTGTTCTCGCTCGTCTTCATCTTCATGGAGCTTTCGTTGGCCTTATAA
- the phoU gene encoding phosphate signaling complex protein PhoU, protein MRVIYNKELEAVADDLEHMTTSVRDAMHGAGKALLDGDMEAAQKVIDGDEAIDELEKSVTDQCVRLLAQQSPVATDLRVVVATLRLASTIERMGDLAQHIAQTAHRAYPDSALPDDEKTRRIFTSMRALLDVTADRLPGMLADRDTTLAQQVIADDNKLDELHQESFDLVLDDSWKGTRQQLIDVVLTARFMERLGDHAVSIARQVVYIVSGFDPSKEPRDLDEE, encoded by the coding sequence ATGCGAGTCATCTACAACAAGGAACTGGAAGCGGTGGCCGACGACCTGGAGCACATGACGACCAGCGTGCGCGACGCCATGCACGGAGCGGGCAAGGCACTGCTCGACGGCGACATGGAAGCGGCGCAGAAGGTCATCGACGGCGACGAGGCCATCGACGAGCTGGAGAAATCCGTGACCGACCAGTGCGTGCGGCTTCTTGCACAGCAGAGCCCGGTGGCCACGGATTTGCGGGTGGTCGTCGCCACGCTGCGGCTGGCCTCCACCATCGAACGTATGGGCGATTTGGCGCAGCATATCGCGCAGACCGCGCATCGAGCCTATCCCGACTCGGCCTTGCCGGACGACGAGAAGACCCGTCGCATTTTCACCAGCATGCGCGCGCTGCTCGATGTCACCGCCGACCGGCTGCCGGGAATGCTCGCCGACCGCGACACGACCTTGGCCCAGCAGGTGATCGCCGACGACAACAAACTCGATGAGCTGCACCAGGAATCCTTCGATCTGGTGCTTGACGACTCCTGGAAGGGCACGAGGCAGCAGCTCATCGACGTGGTGCTGACGGCGCGCTTCATGGAGCGGCTTGGCGACCACGCCGTTTCCATCGCCCGCCAGGTGGTCTACATCGTTTCCGGCTTCGACCCCAGCAAAGAGCCCCGCGACCTCGACGAGGAGTGA
- the lysS gene encoding lysine--tRNA ligase — translation MSETKETGENRQEEEAEGQQMSTIEHAQMLLEQDEQIAKNIEGGASFDDAIDPTNKQFGPEGHPEQVQMRVAKRAQMLKDGINPYPVSVGVTDTIPAVRAKYDGKLEAGQETEDVVAIAGRVLFLRNGGGLCFVQLAAGDGTTIQGMISKKEIGADSLKSFKQLVDLGDHLFLKGRVIASKTGELSVFASEWKIAAKALQPLPALHKELSDDTRTRKPYIGMIADDKIRDMVRRRSKVVSSLRNTFAKDDFLEVETPMLQTVHGGAAARPFITHMNAFDINLFLRIAPELFLKRCLVGGIERVFEINRDFRNEGVDATHAPEFTMLEAYQAYGNYDTIAALTKKLIQQSAIDAFGSTKVTLLDGSEYDFGGEWKQISMYDSLSESLGEEITPETSVEHLGAIADKLGVERDEVENHGKLIEHLWEHFYEADLGAVTPTFVRDFPVETSPLVKAHRSKKGVVEKWDLYVRGFELATGYSELNDPVVQRQRFVDQAKDALAGDVEAMDIDEDFLEALGVGMPPTGGMGMGIDRLLIAMTGATIRETITFPLVKPLN, via the coding sequence ATGAGTGAAACCAAAGAGACCGGGGAAAACCGGCAAGAAGAAGAGGCCGAAGGCCAGCAGATGTCCACCATCGAGCATGCTCAGATGCTCTTGGAACAAGACGAGCAGATCGCCAAAAACATTGAGGGGGGCGCCTCATTCGACGACGCCATCGACCCGACCAACAAGCAGTTCGGCCCGGAAGGACATCCCGAGCAGGTGCAGATGCGCGTGGCCAAGCGCGCCCAAATGCTCAAGGATGGCATCAATCCCTACCCCGTCAGCGTCGGCGTCACCGACACCATTCCGGCGGTGCGCGCCAAGTATGACGGCAAGCTCGAGGCCGGCCAGGAGACCGAGGACGTGGTGGCCATCGCGGGCCGCGTGCTCTTCCTGCGCAACGGCGGCGGCCTGTGCTTCGTGCAGCTCGCCGCGGGCGACGGCACCACGATCCAGGGCATGATCTCCAAGAAGGAGATCGGCGCGGATTCGCTGAAGTCCTTCAAGCAGCTGGTCGACCTGGGCGACCACCTCTTCCTCAAGGGCCGCGTCATCGCCTCGAAGACCGGCGAGCTCTCCGTCTTCGCCAGCGAGTGGAAGATCGCCGCCAAGGCGCTCCAGCCGCTCCCTGCGCTGCACAAGGAGCTTTCCGACGACACCCGCACCCGCAAGCCCTATATCGGCATGATCGCCGACGACAAGATCCGCGACATGGTCCGCCGCCGCTCCAAGGTGGTCTCCTCGCTGCGCAACACGTTCGCCAAGGACGACTTCCTCGAGGTCGAGACCCCGATGCTCCAGACGGTGCACGGTGGCGCCGCGGCCCGCCCGTTCATCACCCACATGAACGCCTTCGACATCAACCTCTTCCTGCGCATCGCCCCGGAGCTCTTCCTCAAGCGCTGCCTGGTCGGCGGCATCGAGCGCGTCTTCGAGATCAACCGCGACTTCCGCAACGAGGGCGTCGACGCCACGCACGCTCCCGAGTTCACCATGCTCGAGGCCTACCAGGCCTACGGCAACTACGACACCATCGCCGCCCTGACCAAGAAGCTCATCCAGCAGTCGGCCATCGACGCGTTCGGCTCCACCAAGGTGACGTTGCTCGACGGCAGCGAATATGACTTCGGCGGCGAATGGAAGCAGATCTCGATGTATGATTCCCTCTCCGAATCCCTTGGCGAGGAGATCACCCCCGAGACCTCCGTGGAGCACCTTGGCGCGATCGCCGACAAGCTCGGCGTGGAGCGCGACGAGGTGGAGAACCACGGTAAGCTCATCGAGCACCTCTGGGAGCATTTCTACGAGGCCGATCTCGGCGCCGTCACCCCCACCTTCGTGCGTGACTTCCCGGTGGAGACCAGCCCGCTGGTCAAGGCCCACCGCAGCAAGAAGGGCGTCGTGGAGAAGTGGGACCTCTACGTGCGCGGCTTCGAGCTGGCCACCGGCTATTCCGAGCTCAACGACCCGGTGGTGCAGCGCCAGCGCTTCGTCGACCAGGCCAAGGACGCGCTTGCCGGCGACGTCGAGGCGATGGACATCGACGAGGACTTCCTCGAGGCGCTCGGCGTCGGCATGCCTCCGACCGGCGGCATGGGCATGGGCATTGACCGCCTGCTGATCGCCATGACCGGCGCGACCATCCGCGAGACCATCACCTTCCCGCTGGTCAAGCCGCTCAACTAA
- a CDS encoding universal stress protein: protein MVNDKAILVGVDGSQASYKATWWAANYAKHAGLTLQIVCAYSLPSYAAVSFDSTYTSMGDDNAAHIDAQEILSKAKAIANEQGVDAQTLIVTGDPSSVFVELSRNYNLIVIGNRGKGGLAERLLGTTSSSLPAYAYCPIIVVPYTDDDGKTMHLNNNITSVAVGIDASEWGLKALQIAADLAADRGAELDVIDAVAGLQGVSDEDGVYDSYMEDLESDIAPIRKAHPDLKITKTIVPESAVSALTKASYDHDIVVVGSRGKGGFTGLLVGSTSQGLIQHAAGPVYVVPRKYVEAEKSRSDGTLEGVSGVEKVSVETAGSEQAEAIESSIDPEHKG, encoded by the coding sequence ATGGTAAACGACAAGGCCATTCTGGTGGGCGTAGATGGATCGCAAGCCAGCTACAAGGCGACATGGTGGGCCGCGAACTACGCCAAGCACGCGGGGCTCACCCTGCAGATCGTGTGCGCGTACTCGCTGCCGAGCTATGCCGCGGTGTCATTCGATTCCACATACACGTCGATGGGCGACGACAACGCGGCCCACATCGACGCCCAGGAGATTCTTTCCAAGGCCAAGGCCATCGCCAATGAGCAGGGCGTGGACGCGCAGACCCTCATCGTCACTGGCGACCCCTCGTCGGTCTTCGTTGAGCTCTCGCGCAACTACAATCTGATCGTCATTGGCAACCGCGGCAAGGGTGGCCTGGCGGAGCGACTGCTCGGCACCACCAGCTCGTCGCTGCCGGCCTACGCCTATTGCCCGATCATCGTGGTGCCCTACACCGACGACGACGGCAAGACGATGCATCTGAACAACAACATCACCAGCGTCGCCGTGGGCATCGACGCCAGCGAGTGGGGACTCAAGGCGTTGCAGATCGCCGCCGACCTCGCCGCCGACCGTGGCGCCGAGCTCGACGTCATCGACGCGGTGGCCGGCCTGCAGGGCGTCAGCGACGAGGACGGCGTCTACGACTCCTACATGGAGGATCTGGAGTCCGACATCGCCCCGATTCGCAAGGCCCACCCCGATCTCAAGATCACCAAGACCATCGTTCCCGAGTCCGCCGTGAGCGCCCTGACCAAGGCCAGCTACGACCACGACATCGTGGTCGTCGGCTCGCGTGGCAAGGGCGGGTTCACTGGCCTGCTCGTCGGCTCGACCAGCCAGGGGCTCATCCAGCACGCGGCCGGCCCGGTCTACGTGGTGCCGCGCAAGTACGTCGAGGCCGAGAAGTCGCGCTCTGACGGCACGCTGGAAGGTGTCAGCGGCGTCGAGAAGGTGTCGGTGGAGACCGCCGGCAGCGAACAGGCCGAGGCCATCGAGTCCTCGATCGACCCGGAGCACAAGGGCTGA
- a CDS encoding phosphoglyceromutase, which yields MSYRLVLLRHGQSAWNKTNQFTGWVDVPLTEKGVEEAKHGGDLMKEKNVLPDIVFTSLLRRAINTANYALDEADRLWIPVKRSWRLNERHYGALQGKNKSEIREKYGEEKFMIWRRSYGTPPPDIDPDDKFSQNHDPRYAGDPVPEAEALANVVARVTPYWESDIVPELKSGKTVLIAAHGNSLRAIVKMLDGLTDEEISKVNIPTGIPLVYELDEDMKPIKPRGEYLDPEAAAAGAAAVAAQGQAKK from the coding sequence ATGTCATATAGATTAGTATTGCTCCGGCACGGCCAGAGCGCATGGAACAAAACAAACCAGTTCACTGGCTGGGTGGACGTCCCGCTCACCGAGAAGGGCGTCGAAGAGGCCAAGCACGGCGGCGATCTCATGAAAGAGAAGAACGTCCTGCCCGACATCGTCTTCACCTCACTGCTGCGTCGCGCGATCAACACCGCCAACTACGCACTCGACGAGGCCGACCGCCTCTGGATCCCCGTCAAGCGTAGCTGGCGCCTCAACGAGCGTCACTACGGCGCGCTGCAGGGCAAGAACAAGTCCGAGATTCGCGAGAAGTACGGCGAGGAGAAGTTCATGATCTGGCGCCGTTCCTACGGCACCCCGCCGCCGGATATCGATCCCGACGACAAGTTCTCGCAGAACCACGACCCGCGTTACGCCGGCGATCCGGTGCCCGAGGCCGAGGCCCTGGCCAACGTCGTCGCGCGCGTCACCCCCTATTGGGAGTCCGACATCGTCCCCGAGCTCAAGAGCGGCAAGACCGTCCTGATCGCCGCGCACGGCAACTCGCTGCGCGCCATCGTCAAGATGCTCGACGGGCTGACCGACGAGGAGATCTCCAAGGTCAACATCCCCACCGGCATTCCGCTGGTCTATGAGCTTGACGAGGATATGAAGCCGATCAAGCCCCGTGGCGAGTACCTCGATCCCGAGGCCGCCGCCGCTGGTGCCGCGGCCGTCGCCGCACAGGGCCAGGCCAAGAAGTAA
- a CDS encoding dihydrofolate reductase encodes MEHDSSRSGYHEPVPGSAGQRVVEDWGDDVVKTFSVNLIWVCASDMQGRPNAMGFQGGMPWHLAEDMRRFKELTVSHPVIMGRKTWDSLNPKFRPLPNRDNIVVTRDPQFKAAGATTANDIEAALDFARQEAIPDDGLDRSEIWVIGGAQIFREIMPFANKAYVTYIRGRFDADTYAPDMGEMLRSGAWSVVDDGRWMSPKKHEKGVEAFRFATYKKNL; translated from the coding sequence ATGGAGCATGACAGTAGTCGCAGTGGCTATCACGAACCCGTGCCCGGATCCGCCGGGCAACGAGTGGTCGAGGACTGGGGTGACGATGTCGTCAAAACCTTCTCGGTCAATCTGATTTGGGTGTGCGCCTCCGATATGCAGGGCCGCCCCAACGCGATGGGATTCCAGGGTGGCATGCCTTGGCATTTGGCCGAGGACATGCGGCGTTTCAAGGAGCTCACCGTCTCGCACCCGGTGATCATGGGCCGCAAGACCTGGGATTCACTCAACCCCAAGTTCCGTCCGTTGCCGAACCGCGACAACATCGTTGTCACGCGCGACCCGCAATTCAAGGCCGCCGGTGCGACCACGGCCAATGACATCGAGGCGGCGCTCGATTTCGCCCGTCAGGAGGCCATTCCCGACGACGGCCTGGACCGTAGCGAGATCTGGGTGATCGGCGGGGCGCAGATCTTCCGCGAGATCATGCCGTTCGCCAACAAGGCCTATGTAACCTACATCCGCGGCCGTTTCGACGCCGACACCTACGCGCCCGACATGGGCGAGATGCTGCGTTCCGGTGCCTGGAGCGTGGTGGACGACGGGCGTTGGATGAGCCCCAAGAAGCACGAGAAGGGTGTGGAGGCCTTCCGCTTCGCCACCTACAAGAAGAACCTCTAA
- a CDS encoding CHAP domain-containing protein, with protein MGHAAHKAHGRLGGLSISGLMSKSSHAAHSAKAMRRAEAMASDGAVVELDAAVAEKINEIIPPTRRSIRIERQAQSRRHAAVVSASLAALVGTTATAAMALGGVNRSRMAVADPTTTSNIRAAGAASRSEDRASLNGTQVNGHNAQTSNYGAWDLGDSNTSLDVAMMSKSAANNPKVADLMDQDAGLLPAGFNPNHDTGDTGNAYEFSQCTWWVYVRRHQLGLPAGSHMGNGAMWGSSARALGYWVDNTARHVGDIMVFAPGQDGTDPTCGHVAIIEKINPDGSVETSECGSVMNGKTYSKTYTAAQVAQHEIIHY; from the coding sequence ATGGGGCATGCAGCGCACAAGGCGCACGGACGCTTGGGCGGTCTGTCGATATCAGGGTTGATGTCGAAGTCCAGCCACGCCGCGCACTCTGCGAAAGCTATGCGTCGCGCCGAGGCGATGGCCTCAGATGGCGCGGTCGTCGAGCTTGATGCCGCCGTCGCCGAGAAGATCAACGAGATCATTCCCCCCACCCGTCGTTCCATCCGCATCGAGCGCCAGGCCCAGAGCCGCCGTCATGCGGCGGTGGTCTCGGCCTCGTTGGCCGCTTTGGTGGGCACCACGGCCACGGCCGCGATGGCCTTGGGCGGGGTCAACCGCTCGCGCATGGCTGTGGCCGACCCGACCACGACCTCGAACATCAGGGCCGCCGGCGCCGCCTCGCGCTCCGAGGACCGCGCCTCCCTCAACGGCACGCAGGTCAACGGCCACAATGCCCAGACCAGCAACTATGGTGCCTGGGACCTCGGTGATTCCAATACTTCCCTCGATGTCGCGATGATGTCGAAATCCGCGGCGAACAACCCCAAGGTGGCCGACCTGATGGATCAGGACGCCGGCCTTCTCCCCGCTGGGTTCAACCCCAACCACGACACGGGCGACACCGGCAACGCCTACGAGTTCAGCCAGTGCACCTGGTGGGTCTACGTGCGTCGCCACCAGCTTGGCCTTCCCGCCGGCTCGCATATGGGCAACGGCGCGATGTGGGGCAGCTCGGCCAGGGCCCTCGGCTATTGGGTCGACAACACCGCCCGCCATGTCGGCGACATCATGGTCTTCGCCCCCGGCCAGGACGGCACGGATCCGACCTGCGGCCACGTCGCCATCATCGAGAAGATCAACCCCGACGGCTCGGTCGAGACCTCGGAGTGCGGCAGCGTGATGAACGGCAAGACCTACTCCAAGACCTACACCGCCGCCCAGGTCGCCCAGCACGAAATCATCCACTACTGA
- a CDS encoding thymidylate synthase — protein sequence MLNQEQLEEIRREIPDRPQTDIPMPYEDLVRKILREGTLKTDRTGTGTISLFGQQMRFDLSKSFPLLTTKTVFFKGIAYELLWFLKGSSNVRWLQEHNVHIWDEWADENGDLGPVYGVQWRSWPAPTKDDPNRTIDQISNVLDLIKTHPDSRRMIVTAWNPAEVEEMALPPCHALFQFYVADGKLSCQLYQRSCDMFLGVPFNIASYSLLTLMMAQQTGLEPGEFVWTGGDCHVYDNHIEQVLTQLGREPYPYPQIRIEKADSIFDYKYEDFEILNYQHHPSIKAPVAV from the coding sequence ATGTTGAACCAAGAACAGCTTGAAGAAATTCGTCGCGAGATTCCCGACCGTCCGCAAACCGACATCCCGATGCCCTATGAGGACCTCGTACGCAAGATCCTGCGCGAGGGGACGCTCAAGACTGACCGCACCGGCACGGGCACGATCTCGCTGTTCGGCCAGCAGATGCGCTTCGACCTGTCGAAGAGCTTCCCGTTGCTGACCACCAAGACCGTGTTCTTCAAGGGCATCGCCTACGAGCTGCTGTGGTTCCTCAAAGGCTCGAGCAACGTGCGCTGGCTGCAGGAGCACAACGTGCACATCTGGGACGAGTGGGCCGACGAAAACGGTGACTTGGGTCCGGTTTACGGCGTGCAGTGGCGCAGTTGGCCCGCACCGACCAAGGATGATCCAAATCGCACCATCGACCAGATTTCCAATGTGTTGGATCTTATCAAAACACATCCGGACTCACGCCGTATGATCGTCACTGCGTGGAACCCGGCCGAGGTCGAGGAAATGGCGTTGCCGCCCTGCCATGCGCTCTTCCAGTTCTATGTGGCCGATGGCAAGCTTTCATGCCAGCTTTACCAGCGTTCCTGCGACATGTTTCTAGGAGTGCCGTTCAACATCGCGTCCTATTCGCTGCTTACGTTGATGATGGCGCAGCAGACAGGCCTCGAGCCGGGGGAGTTCGTTTGGACCGGCGGCGATTGCCACGTCTACGACAACCACATCGAGCAGGTGCTCACCCAGCTCGGCCGCGAGCCTTATCCGTATCCGCAGATCAGGATTGAAAAGGCGGACTCGATCTTCGACTATAAGTACGAGGATTTCGAGATTTTGAACTACCAGCATCACCCGTCCATCAAGGCGCCGGTGGCCGTCTGA